One Chryseobacterium wanjuense genomic region harbors:
- the tatC gene encoding twin-arginine translocase subunit TatC, producing the protein MSEGKDMSFWGHIGELRGHLIRSIIAIIIAAVAIGFNINWIMDHIFFGPTRNDFPTFELVNHFSRMVLGENSIHLPKDFPVRASKLYQQFNVMMAVSIFGGIVAAFPYLVWELWRFISPALHPKERKNSIFIINSVWILFMTGVLCGYFLILPFAVNFGVIFKISDIIIPLYDLSDYTTLFLQVVLGMGVIFLFPILIYFLTTIGILTPMFMRTYRRHAIVLIMVVAAIITPADVLSMMMAAFPLLLLYEFSILMCSYTYKKVQKAAGNLPAVQK; encoded by the coding sequence GTGAGTGAAGGTAAAGACATGTCTTTTTGGGGACATATTGGGGAATTAAGAGGTCACCTCATCCGCTCGATTATTGCTATTATAATTGCGGCTGTTGCTATTGGTTTTAATATCAACTGGATTATGGATCATATTTTTTTTGGTCCCACGAGAAACGATTTTCCGACTTTCGAGCTTGTCAATCACTTTTCCAGAATGGTTTTGGGAGAAAACAGCATTCATCTTCCGAAGGATTTTCCGGTAAGGGCGAGTAAACTGTATCAGCAGTTTAATGTGATGATGGCGGTTTCCATTTTCGGTGGTATTGTAGCTGCTTTTCCTTATCTTGTTTGGGAATTGTGGAGATTTATCAGCCCGGCTTTGCATCCAAAAGAAAGAAAAAATTCAATCTTTATTATCAATTCTGTTTGGATTTTATTCATGACAGGAGTTTTATGCGGATATTTTTTAATCCTTCCTTTTGCCGTTAATTTTGGAGTTATTTTTAAAATTTCAGACATTATCATTCCGCTTTACGATTTGAGCGATTATACAACATTATTTTTACAGGTCGTTTTGGGTATGGGAGTCATTTTCCTTTTTCCGATCCTTATTTATTTCCTGACAACAATCGGGATTTTGACGCCAATGTTTATGAGAACATACCGTCGTCATGCGATTGTTTTAATCATGGTTGTAGCTGCAATCATCACTCCTGCCGATGTTTTGAGTATGATGATGGCGGCTTTTCCGTTGCTTTTATTGTATGAATTCAGTATTTTGATGTGTTCTTACACGTATAAAAAAGTTCAGAAAGCGGCGGGGAATTTACCGGCTGTACAGAAATAA
- a CDS encoding KpsF/GutQ family sugar-phosphate isomerase has protein sequence MERANIISIAKTTLEIEISELEKLKNRLDDQFVKAVEIIHSAKGKLIVVGIGKSAHVANKIVATLNSTGTPSQFLHASEAIHGDLGVIQRQDVVLCISNSGNSPEIVNLVPYLKDYSSALIGMTGNKNSKLAEFSEVILDTHVDMEACPNKLAPTSSTTLQMALGDALAVTLMEMNDFKANDFAKFHPGGSLGKNLISKVDDFLSSQKPQVTENDTVKDVIISISGSRHGITVVTNEDEIIGVITDGDLRRMLMKGDDISKVLAKDIMSARPKTIERTALAKEAMKILKENNIGQLVVTEDGKYFGIIDLHKLLDEGIN, from the coding sequence ATGGAAAGAGCCAACATCATTTCAATCGCGAAAACTACCTTAGAAATAGAGATTTCAGAACTTGAAAAGCTAAAAAACAGACTTGACGACCAATTTGTAAAGGCTGTAGAAATTATACATTCCGCAAAAGGAAAATTAATTGTTGTAGGAATCGGAAAATCTGCTCATGTCGCTAATAAAATCGTAGCAACGTTGAACTCAACAGGTACGCCATCTCAATTCCTTCACGCTTCAGAAGCCATTCACGGAGATTTGGGGGTGATCCAGAGACAGGATGTAGTGCTGTGCATTTCAAATTCGGGAAACTCGCCGGAAATTGTAAACCTCGTTCCTTATCTGAAAGATTATTCTTCAGCTTTGATCGGAATGACCGGAAATAAAAACAGCAAACTTGCCGAATTTTCAGAAGTTATTTTAGATACTCATGTCGATATGGAAGCGTGCCCGAACAAACTCGCTCCTACAAGCTCAACAACCTTACAGATGGCTCTGGGAGATGCTTTGGCGGTAACTCTGATGGAAATGAATGATTTTAAAGCCAATGATTTTGCGAAATTCCATCCGGGTGGAAGCTTGGGCAAAAATTTAATTTCTAAAGTTGACGACTTCCTTTCTTCTCAAAAGCCTCAGGTAACTGAAAATGACACCGTTAAAGACGTAATTATCTCCATCAGCGGTTCAAGACACGGAATCACGGTCGTGACGAATGAAGATGAAATTATCGGCGTTATCACCGACGGAGATTTAAGAAGAATGCTGATGAAAGGCGATGATATATCAAAAGTACTGGCAAAAGACATCATGTCTGCACGTCCGAAAACGATTGAAAGAACCGCTCTGGCAAAAGAAGCCATGAAAATTTTAAAAGAAAATAACATCGGACAGCTTGTCGTAACGGAAGACGGAAAATATTTCGGAATTATCGACCTGCATAAGTTGTTGGATGAGGGGATAAATTAG
- the recQ gene encoding DNA helicase RecQ, whose translation MSAKKANLSGELKKYFGFSTFKGQQEQIIENLLEGKDIFVLMPTGGGKSLCYQLPALISEGTAIVVSPLIALMKNQVDAVNGLSSDDGVAHVLNSSLNKTQTKQVFDDIKSGKTKLLYVAPESLIKDDYLEFLKEVKISFFAIDEAHCISEWGHDFRPEYRNLKLIIDKIADVPVIALTATATPKVQDDIQKTLGMANALVFKESFNRPNLYYEVRPKVNVDKEIVKFINQHKTKSGIVYCLSRRKVEEFAQLLQVNGINALPYHAGLDQKVRITNQDKFLMEEVDVIVATIAFGMGIDKPDVRFVIHYDFPKSLESYYQETGRAGRDGGEGHCLAFYDPKDIEKLEKFLAQKPVSEREIGLQLLNEVVGYAETSMSRRQYILYYFGENFDPVNGDGAKMCDNSSNPPKLKDATDDLKKVLELIKDTGEKFKSKDLISVIAGKENAVTKSYKLEQSSYFGFGKEEKDNHWKTILRQATVQNFLQKDIETYGVLKIAEKGKLVLDGKLEHSFLIAEDREFDLTQTKAESDQIQMQSAGGLDQNLFTLLKDLRKKVAKKHGIPPYTVFMDPSLEDMTVQYPITVDEITKIYGVGEGKAKKYGKEFADFIHKYVEDNNIERTQDMVLKQVANKSSHKVFIIQSTDKKIDLEDIARAKNLSMDELLKEMESIVYQGTKLNIDYYIEDNFDEDIVDGFMEFMTESESDSMKVLLDEFGDELSDEEVRMLRIKFISDVAN comes from the coding sequence ATGAGCGCAAAAAAAGCCAATTTATCAGGCGAATTGAAAAAATATTTCGGGTTTTCTACTTTCAAGGGTCAGCAAGAGCAAATCATAGAAAACCTGTTAGAAGGAAAGGATATATTTGTCTTGATGCCGACTGGAGGAGGTAAATCCCTATGCTATCAGCTTCCGGCACTTATATCCGAAGGGACAGCAATCGTAGTTTCGCCTTTAATAGCGTTAATGAAGAATCAGGTAGATGCGGTAAACGGTCTTTCATCTGATGACGGGGTGGCACACGTTTTAAATTCATCATTAAATAAAACACAGACAAAACAGGTTTTCGACGACATCAAAAGCGGGAAAACAAAGCTTCTCTATGTAGCTCCGGAATCATTGATTAAGGATGATTATTTAGAGTTTTTAAAGGAAGTGAAAATTTCTTTCTTTGCGATTGACGAGGCACACTGTATTTCAGAATGGGGTCACGATTTCCGGCCGGAATACAGGAATCTGAAATTAATTATTGATAAAATTGCCGATGTTCCGGTGATTGCCTTAACGGCTACCGCGACTCCTAAAGTTCAGGATGATATCCAGAAAACTCTGGGGATGGCCAATGCTTTGGTTTTTAAAGAAAGTTTCAACAGACCGAATCTCTATTATGAGGTACGTCCGAAAGTGAATGTAGATAAGGAGATTGTTAAATTTATCAATCAACATAAAACTAAATCAGGAATTGTTTACTGTTTAAGCCGAAGAAAGGTTGAAGAATTTGCTCAGCTTTTACAGGTGAACGGAATTAATGCTTTACCTTATCACGCAGGTCTTGACCAAAAAGTAAGGATCACAAACCAGGACAAATTTCTAATGGAGGAAGTGGATGTCATTGTAGCAACCATCGCCTTCGGAATGGGAATTGACAAACCGGATGTCCGTTTTGTGATTCACTACGATTTCCCGAAATCTCTGGAAAGTTATTACCAGGAAACAGGTCGTGCAGGCCGTGATGGCGGAGAAGGGCATTGTCTGGCTTTCTACGATCCGAAAGATATTGAAAAATTAGAAAAATTCCTGGCTCAAAAACCTGTTTCCGAAAGAGAAATCGGGTTGCAGCTTTTAAATGAAGTGGTAGGATATGCCGAAACTTCGATGAGCAGAAGGCAGTATATTTTGTATTATTTCGGTGAAAATTTTGACCCGGTCAATGGAGATGGAGCGAAGATGTGCGACAATTCTTCGAATCCTCCAAAACTGAAAGATGCCACCGATGATCTTAAAAAAGTGTTGGAGCTGATTAAAGATACAGGAGAAAAATTCAAGTCTAAAGATCTGATTTCGGTGATTGCGGGAAAAGAAAACGCAGTGACGAAGTCTTATAAACTCGAACAAAGCTCTTATTTCGGTTTCGGAAAAGAGGAAAAAGATAACCACTGGAAAACGATCTTAAGACAGGCAACCGTGCAGAATTTCTTACAAAAAGATATTGAAACATATGGTGTTTTAAAGATCGCTGAAAAGGGTAAATTGGTATTGGATGGTAAGCTTGAACATTCGTTTTTAATTGCTGAAGACAGAGAATTTGACCTGACTCAGACCAAAGCCGAAAGTGATCAGATTCAGATGCAGTCGGCGGGCGGTTTAGACCAGAATTTATTTACTTTATTAAAGGATTTACGTAAAAAAGTTGCCAAAAAACACGGCATTCCTCCTTACACGGTCTTTATGGATCCGAGTTTGGAAGATATGACGGTTCAGTATCCCATTACGGTAGATGAAATCACAAAAATCTATGGCGTTGGAGAAGGAAAAGCAAAAAAATACGGTAAAGAATTCGCCGATTTTATCCATAAATATGTAGAAGATAACAATATCGAACGTACTCAGGATATGGTTTTGAAGCAGGTAGCGAACAAATCCAGTCATAAAGTTTTCATCATTCAGAGTACCGATAAAAAAATTGATCTTGAAGACATTGCAAGAGCCAAAAATCTTTCGATGGATGAATTGTTGAAGGAAATGGAAAGTATTGTTTATCAAGGAACTAAATTGAATATTGATTATTATATTGAAGATAATTTCGACGAAGACATCGTTGATGGTTTCATGGAATTCATGACAGAATCTGAAAGCGACAGCATGAAAGTATTGCTGGATGAATTCGGTGACGAACTTTCGGATGAAGAAGTAAGAATGTTGAGAATAAAATTCATTAGTGACGTTGCAAACTAA
- a CDS encoding glycosyltransferase, with protein MKKISVIFILPDLETGGAERIVTTIANHLSRDRFEPKILLLRKKGGYLNFLKKDVEIIDINTERIRHSLKPILGEIYRRKPDIVFSGFGEVNAYLSLFIKLFPRTKFIARETNVVSQHVTRKEIKFFYNFYNNYDKIIAQSDDMMRDLTRNFKIKSDKIIKINNPVDFDFIEEKMAFSPKPECFKYNYKNVVAIGNLSARKGFDNLLKVFARLKNENILLHILGDGKDREVLHQMKDFLGLKNIVFHGRQENPYQFLKYADLFILSSRYEGFPNVLLEAGACGTYSLANNCPGGINEIIQNNINGEISDIDNPEDFSQKIMRILHGSYDKDSIKNSIKSRFSKNIILDRYEKVLLDLMKK; from the coding sequence ATGAAAAAGATTTCTGTAATTTTTATTCTGCCGGATTTGGAAACCGGAGGCGCAGAAAGGATTGTAACTACGATTGCGAATCACCTCTCCCGAGATCGATTTGAACCTAAGATTTTGCTTTTACGGAAGAAAGGAGGCTATCTCAATTTCCTTAAAAAAGATGTTGAAATTATTGACATCAATACGGAAAGAATCAGGCACTCTTTGAAGCCTATTTTAGGTGAAATCTATCGCCGGAAACCCGATATTGTCTTTTCCGGGTTTGGTGAAGTGAATGCATATTTGTCCTTATTTATCAAGCTTTTCCCAAGAACGAAATTTATTGCCCGCGAAACCAATGTCGTTTCCCAGCATGTCACACGAAAGGAAATCAAATTTTTCTATAATTTTTACAATAATTACGATAAAATCATTGCTCAGAGTGATGATATGATGCGTGATCTGACGAGAAATTTTAAGATTAAATCAGATAAAATTATCAAAATCAATAATCCAGTAGATTTCGATTTTATTGAAGAAAAAATGGCATTTTCCCCTAAGCCCGAATGTTTTAAATATAATTATAAAAATGTAGTAGCCATCGGAAACTTATCGGCCAGAAAAGGGTTTGATAATTTGTTGAAAGTTTTTGCAAGGCTTAAAAATGAAAATATTTTACTCCATATTTTAGGAGACGGAAAAGATCGTGAGGTACTGCATCAGATGAAAGATTTTTTAGGGTTAAAAAATATCGTTTTTCATGGAAGGCAGGAAAATCCGTATCAGTTTTTGAAGTACGCCGATTTATTCATTCTTTCTTCGAGGTATGAAGGGTTTCCGAACGTTTTACTGGAAGCCGGAGCCTGCGGAACATATTCGTTAGCCAACAATTGTCCGGGCGGAATCAATGAAATCATTCAGAATAATATCAACGGCGAGATTTCGGATATCGATAATCCCGAAGATTTTTCCCAGAAAATTATGAGAATTCTTCATGGAAGTTATGATAAAGATTCAATAAAAAATTCTATTAAATCACGATTTTCAAAGAATATTATTTTGGATAGATATGAGAAGGTTTTGTTGGATTTAATGAAAAAATAA
- the lpdA gene encoding dihydrolipoyl dehydrogenase gives MSQFDVTVIGSGPGGYVAAIRAAQLGFTTAIIEKYPTLGGTCLNVGCIPSKALLDSSEHFENAKHNFAGHGIIINEPQADIARMIERKNEVVKQNTDGINYLMNKNKITVFEGVGSFESATQIKVTKNDGSTETIESKYTIIATGSKPSSLPFITLDKERVITSTEALNLKEIPKHLVVIGGGVIGLELGSVYLRLGAQVTVVEFMDKIIPTMDGALSKELTKVLKKQGMKFMLSTAVSAVERNGDSVKITAKDKKGEEVVVEGDYCLVSVGRRPYTDGLGLEKAGVELDERGRVKTNDHLQTNVANIYAIGDVIKGAMLAHKAEEEGVFVAETLAGQKPHINYNLIPGVVYTWPEVAGVGKTEEQLKEEGVAYKVGSFPMRALGRSRASGDVDGLVKIIADEKTDEVLGMHIVGARAADLIAEGVIAMEFRASAEDIARSSHAHPTYAEAIKEAALDATAKRPIHM, from the coding sequence ATGAGTCAATTCGATGTTACCGTAATCGGTTCTGGTCCTGGTGGTTATGTTGCTGCAATCCGTGCTGCACAATTAGGTTTCACAACAGCAATTATTGAAAAATATCCAACTTTGGGAGGAACTTGTCTTAACGTGGGATGTATTCCGTCAAAAGCGCTTTTGGACAGCTCTGAACATTTTGAAAACGCAAAACACAATTTTGCAGGTCACGGAATCATTATCAATGAGCCGCAAGCTGACATCGCAAGAATGATTGAGCGTAAAAACGAAGTGGTAAAACAAAATACAGATGGTATCAATTACCTGATGAACAAAAACAAAATCACTGTTTTTGAAGGAGTTGGAAGCTTCGAATCTGCTACTCAGATAAAAGTTACTAAAAACGACGGTTCTACGGAAACGATCGAATCAAAATATACCATCATCGCTACAGGTTCTAAGCCATCTTCTTTACCTTTCATCACATTGGATAAAGAAAGAGTGATCACTTCTACGGAAGCTTTGAATCTTAAAGAAATCCCTAAACATTTGGTAGTAATCGGAGGTGGAGTTATCGGTCTGGAATTAGGTTCTGTTTACCTAAGACTAGGCGCTCAGGTAACTGTTGTTGAGTTTATGGATAAAATCATTCCTACTATGGACGGAGCTTTAAGTAAAGAATTAACTAAAGTTTTGAAAAAACAAGGAATGAAATTCATGCTTTCTACGGCTGTTTCTGCAGTGGAACGAAATGGAGATTCTGTAAAAATCACAGCTAAAGATAAAAAAGGTGAAGAGGTAGTTGTAGAAGGAGATTACTGTTTGGTTTCTGTAGGGAGAAGACCTTACACAGACGGTCTTGGACTGGAAAAAGCTGGTGTAGAGCTTGATGAAAGAGGAAGAGTAAAAACAAACGATCACTTACAGACCAACGTTGCCAATATCTACGCGATCGGAGACGTGATCAAAGGTGCGATGCTGGCTCACAAAGCGGAGGAAGAAGGCGTTTTCGTTGCTGAAACTTTGGCTGGTCAAAAACCTCACATCAACTATAACTTGATTCCTGGTGTTGTGTACACTTGGCCTGAAGTTGCGGGAGTTGGTAAAACTGAAGAACAATTGAAAGAGGAAGGAGTAGCTTACAAAGTAGGTTCTTTCCCGATGAGAGCTTTGGGAAGAAGCCGTGCAAGTGGTGATGTAGATGGTTTGGTTAAAATCATTGCAGACGAAAAAACAGATGAAGTTTTAGGAATGCATATCGTAGGAGCAAGAGCTGCCGACCTTATCGCAGAAGGAGTTATCGCTATGGAATTCCGTGCAAGTGCGGAAGATATCGCAAGAAGTTCTCACGCACACCCAACGTATGCAGAAGCGATCAAAGAAGCGGCATTGGATGCTACGGCGAAAAGACCGATTCATATGTAA
- a CDS encoding DUF4476 domain-containing protein, with protein sequence MKNIFISLFFFVGINSFAQEAGSVGELLKNEASKTEMQSPKSGNNRNNNSNNSGFRNPNKQPDMGRNPNYQWNQRNGYAEVFLRIPEYGFFTVELGDQSISNSSGKYRFFDLQSGRIPIAIYNDGFLVYRTTLMVQNNNRLVLDFFTNKGLFLLDSYPVKNQSYGFNDWDDVWNNFYGNPSGNYFNVMDDNTFRQFFEMLNKNAKFDDNRLSLINQQMRSSMFTSKQVYELVKLMSFDKNKLQLAKSMYSRCVDKDRYFIVYDAFDFESSRRDLSEFITKTR encoded by the coding sequence ATGAAGAATATTTTTATCAGTTTGTTCTTTTTTGTAGGAATAAATTCGTTTGCTCAAGAAGCGGGAAGTGTAGGTGAACTTTTGAAAAACGAAGCCTCAAAAACGGAAATGCAATCTCCGAAATCTGGCAATAACAGAAATAATAATTCTAATAATTCTGGTTTTAGAAATCCTAACAAGCAACCGGATATGGGAAGAAACCCCAATTATCAATGGAATCAAAGAAATGGCTATGCTGAAGTTTTTCTGAGAATCCCCGAATATGGCTTTTTTACTGTAGAGCTGGGAGATCAATCTATTTCAAACAGTTCTGGTAAATATAGGTTTTTTGATTTACAGTCAGGAAGAATTCCCATCGCTATTTACAATGATGGATTTTTAGTTTACAGAACAACTCTGATGGTTCAAAATAATAACAGATTGGTTTTAGATTTCTTTACCAATAAAGGGTTGTTTCTGCTGGATTCCTATCCGGTAAAGAATCAATCTTACGGATTTAATGATTGGGATGATGTCTGGAATAATTTTTATGGAAACCCATCTGGAAATTATTTCAATGTGATGGATGATAATACTTTCCGTCAGTTTTTTGAAATGTTGAACAAAAATGCAAAATTTGATGATAATAGACTTTCATTAATCAACCAACAGATGCGCAGTTCAATGTTTACTTCTAAACAAGTATATGAATTGGTAAAATTGATGAGTTTTGATAAAAACAAACTGCAGTTGGCAAAATCTATGTATTCCAGATGTGTAGATAAAGATAGGTATTTTATCGTGTATGATGCCTTTGATTTTGAATCCAGCAGAAGAGATCTTTCAGAATTTATCACAAAAACAAGATAA
- a CDS encoding CvfB family protein translates to MLLGKTQTLKISEKNSSGWILTDESGEKAFLPKIFAQDEKEIGDEIEVFVYQDDNKLKATTEIPLAEVGEFAVMSCVQSLPSGAFMDWGIIKDLFIPYKQQKTKIIEGKRYLVHIYIDDELELITGTTKFKRNPQYQDLPFKKGDKVDLIMMNESELGWNVVINKKYIGLIYTSDVFKKLYPLSEESGYIKAIREDGKIDVSLQPEGFENIDEFKQKILDKLEENYGLLYLSDKSSPEEIKDEVQMSKKNFKKAIGGLYKDKIIDISEDKIKLL, encoded by the coding sequence ATGCTACTCGGAAAAACTCAGACTTTAAAAATTTCAGAAAAAAACAGTTCAGGATGGATCTTGACGGATGAATCAGGTGAAAAAGCATTTTTACCTAAAATTTTTGCTCAGGATGAAAAAGAAATTGGTGATGAAATTGAAGTTTTCGTGTATCAGGATGATAATAAATTGAAGGCAACAACAGAAATTCCCTTGGCGGAAGTTGGCGAATTTGCGGTGATGAGTTGTGTTCAGAGTCTTCCAAGCGGGGCTTTTATGGATTGGGGAATTATTAAAGATTTATTCATTCCTTACAAACAGCAGAAAACCAAGATCATTGAAGGCAAAAGATACCTCGTTCATATTTATATAGACGACGAACTGGAATTGATCACCGGAACCACAAAATTCAAAAGAAACCCCCAATATCAGGATTTACCCTTCAAAAAAGGAGATAAAGTAGATCTGATTATGATGAATGAAAGCGAATTGGGCTGGAATGTCGTGATTAATAAAAAATACATCGGATTAATTTACACTTCTGATGTTTTCAAAAAATTATATCCTTTATCTGAAGAATCAGGCTATATCAAAGCGATCCGTGAAGATGGAAAAATCGACGTTTCCCTTCAGCCGGAAGGTTTTGAAAATATTGATGAATTCAAACAGAAGATTCTCGATAAACTGGAAGAAAACTACGGTTTGCTTTATCTTTCAGACAAATCTTCCCCCGAAGAAATCAAGGATGAAGTTCAGATGAGTAAGAAAAACTTCAAAAAAGCGATCGGCGGACTTTATAAAGATAAGATCATCGATATTTCAGAAGATAAAATCAAATTATTATAA